The stretch of DNA GATTGTAAAAGTGAGAATACTAACAAAATTTTATTCGTTTAGTTACCTCCATATTGCCCACATCTTCCATTGGTCTCCGAAGGCCATTTGGCGACTGCATGCTAACAAAGTTAGGTTGAAAGGATGATGGCTGCATGCCACATGGAATGCCAGGTTGCTTTTGCTGCATTGAAAATGGTTCTCCTTCCTTCCTTGCCAAGGCAGCTTTCAAACTGGAAATCTATCACAATAATATTGTTTGAGCTATTAACTTTTCCAATAGTTTGAAAACTCAAGAAGCTAACACAAGGGAAAGAATGCAGATAATTAAAGTAACAACCTGTTCCTTTAACTCTTTAACATCTGCAGAATTTTTATTCACTCTAGCGGCACCAAGCTCAACAGTGCCAACACGCTCGGCAAATTTAAGTGTACTAACGGTCTCTCCGACAGCATCAGGTTCAGGACTTATGTGAACAAACATTAGAGTCTTTGCTTGCCCTCCTATATAGAACGATGACATTAACCGAAGAGGAGAGAAGTGAGAAATTGTAAGATTGATGGATTTACACTTAGTACTTACCAAGTGAATCTTGGAGCAATTGAGTGAGTTTGCTGTTTCTATAGGGGACATGCACATTCTTCTGGGCAAGAGAGGAAATCACATCACCTAACGCAGAAAGAGATTTATTAATATGTTGTGCCTCCTTGAGTCTATCGCCGGTTACTTCAGATTTATCAACTCTCTCACTGCCAGCCAAATCAACTAGATGCATGCAACCGCGCAGAATAGTTCCAGAAGTCAAATCTTTTCCTTGAACATGAACCGTTAAACAGCTGCAATAGTAAAATGTTAGATTAAAACTCacttaaataacataattaggTTTCAATTAGTCACCTGTGAGAACGACTGCTACGGTCGTTGAGTGCAGTTGCACCAACTGCACGATTTCTTTGTCCAATGGTCATCAGATCAATAACATCAAATTTTGATGAGACACGAACTAAGCTGGCATCTGGCACACTAAGTCCAGTTTGAGAATTGTTACGAATTTCTAATGTATGCTTAGTTGAGGAATCCTTTTATAGTGAGGTTGAGAAAGTCTCTCAAGATAGCACTTCTGAAAGTGTACATCACCACCACAATACTGAAACTCTAGTCCATGACTTTCTTGcattaaataaagtttaaaaaTTCTTCCAATCACAATACCAAATAAAAGGTTTGAAAAGGATATCTTTTGCTTAGGCTTTCAGTAAGTAGATCTCTAACTTGCTCATTGTATATCTCAATCATCTGAACAGACACGTCATAACAGAAAGTATCCTTTCTTTGTTCTGCGAGTAGGAACAAATCATTTAAAGCCCTGTAATTCACTCCTTGACTATGCTCTGTGAGATCCTTAGGTCCACTCTGTTAAAACATAAGAAATAGTCATTAGTATTGAATTTTGAGCAAAAACAGGCTGCAGCAACTCATTATTTTAACAAATAAGTAGCTTTTATCTCTTACCATAGTATATGTTTTTCCAGACCCAGTTTGTCCATAGGCGAAAATGCAAACATTGTAACCATCAAGTACTGATCTTATTAGTTGTTGTGTGTCTGAAAAAACTTCCTCTGTAAAACAGAAAGAAAATTGTGACGATGTTCATTAGTTCTTAAAATGGCATTTAAATCAAGTGTTACAGTAACTGACTTGCGAACCTTGAGTCGCAGATGGACCAAATACTTTGTTAAAGTGGAAAGATTTTCGCCCTTTCCCATTCTTTGCTAAAGTGTTCACTGTAATACTTCCTTCTTCAATTTGTTCCACACTACTCAATGAGTTGAACTGGCCCGGCAAAAAAGGTCTCACACGACAATATACTCTAATGCTTCCTGAtagattttgaattttcaaCATTAGCATACAGATAAATTCAGAAGGACAAGACTTGGACAAAATCACTATACCCTTTAGATCCTGGACTTGATTATAGAGCTTCCGATTTTCCTCAACTACTCTATGATAACCAGAAGCAGCTTGAGCTAACCCATTAATATGGAATcctttaaatcaaatgtaaacaCCGATTAAGACAGAGATCacacaaaatgaaaaatctcaGAAAAGATAAATGAACCTCCTCTATTCTCACATCCTTATATTCTcccaaaaaaaatataaacaaatcaaGGAATTCCAAATTCTCACCAAGATTTTGCATTTCTTCATGGAATTTCATTTGCATAAACTGCATACCAGCTTTTGTAGCAGAAAGATTTTGCCTCAGCATCTAGAGAGAGAAAAAATGAACATGACAAGCTTTTATATTGGAAAAAAAGATAAGCAGAAGATAAAAAGAGGTAAGTCAACTTCCATAATTCTTTACCTTAACGTCTTTTTGCTGCTGGTCAACGATCACTTTCTGCTTTGCAAATTTACTTTCAGATTCCTCATCATGAATTTTGTTCATTTGTATCATATCGTCTTTCTTTAGTGATGTTGGTATCTTCTGTTCCATCTTTTGAGTTAAATAGTACAAAAGTTGTATTAGTAGAGCTTTTACAAGAAACAACTTTAATTGGAGAAAGGATAGCAAATTACCTTCATACTGGACGGAGTACTTTTTAGTAAAGATTTATCGCCATATGAAATATTGGAGTCTTTGAGGTTAACCTTCTTCTGGTAGAAACACATACATAaaatagagagagagagagagagagagagagaaagaCAATAAGATCCTCTAAAGCAATATCTGGGTGTTTCAAGATGCACCAATTTCAAATGAATTATCAGAGAATAAATATTTACATGTCATAACAATGTATAAGTGACTAAGGCACCATAAAGAAAATAAGCCTATACCAATTCGACTTGTCCTGCAATATGATCCTCAAACTCCATCACAACCTTACTTAATATGGATTCAACAAGCTGCAAATATAAAACTAAAATAATCACTTCTTAGAGTAAGGTACTAATAACATTACAAATGATAGCCGCTATATCTcaaaatccaaaaataaaaaataaaataggaATTAAAAATTATACAAACAAGTAATCGCAAATTACGGGATAATTTTTCCAATTACATAAAACATGAGAAAGCAAACATGATGACCGAAAGTGTC from Primulina eburnea isolate SZY01 chromosome 6, ASM2296580v1, whole genome shotgun sequence encodes:
- the LOC140833709 gene encoding kinesin-like protein KIN-14I, whose amino-acid sequence is MAASTEGAFSFSVASVVEDVLQQHGNRSRGLDLDARRAEEAAIRRYEAAAWLRKVVGVVGAKDLPSEPSEEEFRLGLRSGILLCTALNKIQPGAVQKVVESPCDPALIPDGAALSAYQYFENLRNFLVAVQEMGMPTFEASDLEQGGKSSRIVNCVLALKSYSEWKRTGGNGIWKFGGNVKSTASGKQLVRKNSEPFTSSLSRCMSANEKSLSGVCSDAELNRMPSSSLGLLVRAILLDKKPEEVPNLVESILSKVVMEFEDHIAGQVELKKVNLKDSNISYGDKSLLKSTPSSMKMEQKIPTSLKKDDMIQMNKIHDEESESKFAKQKVIVDQQQKDVKMLRQNLSATKAGMQFMQMKFHEEMQNLGFHINGLAQAASGYHRVVEENRKLYNQVQDLKGSIRVYCRVRPFLPGQFNSLSSVEQIEEGSITVNTLAKNGKGRKSFHFNKVFGPSATQEEVFSDTQQLIRSVLDGYNVCIFAYGQTGSGKTYTMSGPKDLTEHSQGVNYRALNDLFLLAEQRKDTFCYDVSVQMIEIYNEQVRDLLTESLSKRLEIRNNSQTGLSVPDASLVRVSSKFDVIDLMTIGQRNRAVGATALNDRSSRSHSCLTVHVQGKDLTSGTILRGCMHLVDLAGSERVDKSEVTGDRLKEAQHINKSLSALGDVISSLAQKNVHVPYRNSKLTQLLQDSLGGQAKTLMFVHISPEPDAVGETVSTLKFAERVGTVELGAARVNKNSADVKELKEQISSLKAALARKEGEPFSMQQKQPGIPCGMQPSSFQPNFVSMQSPNGLRRPMEDVGNMENGQAQGNSAPRQKRQSMDLDELLGNSPPWPPICSSHQNNGEDDRELGSGEWVDKLMVNRLDPNNGAEDTIGRLVANSANMSDVLYQKYISDSSKYFPGKQHDLSSSKNQCVVNTADDLEEVDAATSDSSEPDFLWQFNHSKLGNFSNGVDSRVQKPDKKQVINQEIRTMIPKSGPSPSRKTVNGAGQGHYLPRNGRQTLETHRKTGIRK